Proteins encoded by one window of Cylindrospermum stagnale PCC 7417:
- a CDS encoding class I SAM-dependent methyltransferase, translated as MLQSPNSNFRDENPALCAVICDVYDALRQRITTHPQKRITFAEYMDLALYHPEHGYYSSNAVKIGFRGGDFFTSSNLGADFGELLAVQFFQMWEILGRPMPFSLVEMGAGQGILASHILNYLQLHYPDFFAALNYIIVEKSPTLKQEQQQRLQHLRVTWCNLEEIPPNSITGCFFSNELVDALPVHQFTLEAGELREIYVTTAPNLSLQSPSLQGESRDVAGNISPKSGEMSEFIEVLGEPSTPELAKYFEMVGIDLSPSVYADGYRSEINLAALDWLSIVADRLQRGYVLTIDYGYPASRYYNPRRSQGTLQCYYQHRHHDNPYINIGKQDITAHVNFTALERWGEQCGLDQVGFTQQGLFLMMLGLGERLAGISYQQQPISQLLQRRQALHQLIDPTGLGGFGVLVQSKKLKQTETSRSLTGLTVPD; from the coding sequence ATGCTCCAATCTCCAAACTCAAATTTTAGGGATGAGAATCCCGCGCTATGTGCAGTTATATGCGATGTCTACGACGCGCTACGCCAACGCATTACCACCCATCCCCAAAAGCGAATTACCTTCGCTGAATACATGGATTTAGCCTTATACCACCCAGAACACGGCTACTATTCTAGCAATGCCGTCAAAATTGGGTTTCGGGGCGGTGATTTTTTCACCTCTTCTAACCTTGGTGCTGACTTTGGCGAGTTGCTGGCAGTACAATTTTTCCAGATGTGGGAAATTTTAGGGCGACCAATGCCGTTTTCTCTGGTAGAAATGGGAGCAGGTCAAGGAATTCTCGCGTCCCATATCCTCAACTACCTACAGTTGCACTACCCGGATTTTTTTGCCGCCCTCAACTACATCATCGTTGAAAAGTCCCCAACGCTAAAGCAAGAACAGCAGCAACGGTTGCAGCATTTGAGAGTCACTTGGTGCAATCTAGAAGAAATCCCGCCTAACTCCATTACTGGCTGCTTTTTTTCCAATGAATTGGTAGATGCCTTGCCAGTGCATCAGTTTACCCTAGAAGCCGGGGAATTGCGCGAAATTTATGTCACAACAGCCCCGAACCTCAGCCTCCAGTCCCCTTCCTTACAAGGAGAAAGTAGAGACGTTGCAGGCAACATCTCTCCGAAATCAGGGGAGATGTCAGAATTTATTGAGGTACTAGGGGAACCTTCTACGCCAGAGTTAGCAAAATATTTCGAGATGGTGGGAATCGACTTATCCCCAAGTGTTTATGCAGATGGCTATCGCAGTGAGATTAATTTAGCTGCTCTTGACTGGTTGAGTATAGTGGCTGACCGCTTGCAACGCGGGTATGTGTTAACAATTGATTATGGCTATCCCGCCAGTCGTTACTACAACCCCAGGCGATCGCAAGGAACGCTACAGTGCTACTACCAACATCGTCACCATGACAACCCCTATATCAATATCGGGAAACAAGATATCACCGCCCACGTTAACTTTACAGCTTTGGAACGTTGGGGTGAGCAATGCGGTTTAGATCAAGTTGGCTTTACCCAACAGGGTTTATTTTTGATGATGTTGGGTTTAGGCGAACGGCTTGCTGGCATCTCCTATCAACAGCAACCGATCTCCCAGCTATTGCAGCGGCGGCAAGCACTACACCAACTGATCGATCCCACAGGACTCGGCGGCTTTGGAGTTTTAGTGCAAAGCAAGAAACTCAAGCAGACAGAAACTTCGCGATCGCTGACAGGATTGACTGTACCAGACTAA
- the rd gene encoding rubredoxin translates to MAKYICTVCGYEYEPEIGDPDSGIEPGTAFEDIPDDWVCPVCGAAKEDFEIEE, encoded by the coding sequence ATGGCAAAGTATATATGTACCGTCTGTGGTTATGAATATGAGCCAGAAATTGGCGATCCTGATAGTGGGATAGAACCAGGTACAGCTTTTGAAGATATACCTGATGATTGGGTCTGCCCGGTTTGCGGTGCGGCAAAAGAGGATTTTGAAATAGAAGAGTGA
- a CDS encoding VOC family protein: MKLGYTVIWVDDVVKTVEFYEKAFGLVRRAVQDPGKFISAEIEIGSTTLTFSSTSEAEALFPGGFRANDPAQPPALIQISLITPDVATAYMRAIGAGAKPLDAPKNQPGGKTLARVRDPNGVLVALVNK, translated from the coding sequence ATGAAACTTGGTTACACGGTTATTTGGGTGGATGATGTCGTAAAAACCGTTGAATTTTACGAAAAAGCATTTGGTCTAGTTCGTCGCGCTGTCCAAGATCCAGGCAAATTTATCTCGGCAGAAATCGAAATCGGCAGTACCACACTAACTTTTTCCTCCACCAGCGAAGCCGAGGCATTATTTCCTGGGGGCTTCCGTGCCAATGATCCCGCGCAACCACCAGCATTAATCCAGATATCTTTGATCACTCCCGATGTCGCCACCGCTTATATGAGAGCAATCGGGGCAGGAGCAAAACCACTAGATGCACCAAAAAATCAGCCAGGGGGAAAAACCCTCGCCCGTGTCCGCGATCCTAATGGTGTGCTAGTGGCTTTGGTGAATAAATAG
- a CDS encoding GAF domain-containing protein, with protein sequence MQIHSRPEFEHSPNRHIEQGLQRLLDRLVQKMQRDALIRETTHKLRELLQVDRVVLYYFYGQWQGQVTFESLSSPELSILGSTGADDCFNQEYAGLYLAGRVKAIANIELEAIATCHRDFLRSLQVRANLVVPILIPRGLWGLLVAHHCQSARSWSALDIERMLIAAQTLATDSNILES encoded by the coding sequence ATGCAAATTCACTCTCGCCCAGAATTTGAACATAGCCCAAATCGGCATATTGAACAGGGTTTGCAAAGATTACTCGACCGCCTTGTGCAAAAAATGCAGCGGGATGCGTTAATTAGAGAAACAACTCATAAACTCAGAGAGTTGCTACAGGTTGACCGTGTAGTTCTGTATTACTTTTACGGGCAGTGGCAGGGGCAAGTGACCTTTGAATCTTTGAGTTCTCCAGAATTATCCATCCTCGGTTCAACGGGTGCAGATGATTGTTTTAATCAAGAGTATGCTGGTTTGTATTTGGCAGGACGGGTAAAAGCGATCGCTAATATCGAATTAGAAGCGATCGCCACTTGTCACCGAGATTTTCTCCGCAGTCTACAGGTGCGTGCCAACCTAGTAGTGCCAATTTTGATACCCAGAGGCTTGTGGGGATTGCTAGTAGCGCATCACTGTCAAAGCGCTCGTTCTTGGTCAGCATTAGATATAGAAAGGATGCTAATAGCGGCACAGACCCTGGCAACAGATTCTAATATCCTCGAAAGTTAA